From the Candidatus Desulfatibia profunda genome, the window AAAGAACAAAGCTGAAAAGAAAAAAATAACCGCCCTGAACAAGGACAAGGCGGCCCTGAACGCGCGTCTGGCTAAAACCGACGCCATCCTCGCGGCTATCGGCGGTCAACTCACCGAGGCCCGCGAACTCATCCTGAAAAAGATTTACGACCTAGTGACCAATGAGCTCAACCGCTACCTCAATGCCGAAAAACGGCGGCTTATCGCCGTGGTGGAAAACCTCTGGGATAAATACGCCGTCTCCAGCCGCGAACTGGAAGCCGAACGCACGGAAACCCTGAAAAAACTGGAGGGATTTCTCCAAAATCTTGGTTATTTCGGAGGAACGTTTAATGGATGACCTTCTTCAGTCTATCGGCGAAATTGCGCGGGCAAGTCGGCGGCTTGCACGGCAAGCTGAAAAACAATATGCCCATGAAGTAGAGGATGTCTTGCGAACCCGGTGCCGC encodes:
- a CDS encoding N-6 DNA methylase, with protein sequence KNKAEKKKITALNKDKAALNARLAKTDAILAAIGGQLTEARELILKKIYDLVTNELNRYLNAEKRRLIAVVENLWDKYAVSSRELEAERTETLKKLEGFLQNLGYFGGTFNG